One Brassica napus cultivar Da-Ae chromosome C2, Da-Ae, whole genome shotgun sequence DNA window includes the following coding sequences:
- the LOC106382116 gene encoding 60S ribosomal protein L31-3, with protein sequence MSEKKGRKEEVVTREYTINLHRRLHSCTFKKKAPKAIKEIRKFAEKAMGTKDVRVDVKLNKQIWSRGIRGPPRRIRVRVARKRNDDEDAKEEFFSLVTVAEIPAEGLSGLGTKVIDEED encoded by the exons ATGTCTGAGAAAAAGGGAAGGAAAGAGGAAGTGGTGACCAGAGAGTACACCATCAACCTCCACAGACGCCTTCACAGCTG CACCTTTAAGAAGAAGGCACCAAAGGCCATCAAGGAGATCAGGAAGTTTGCAGAGAAAGCCATGGGGACAAAGGACGTTAGGGTGGACGTGAAGTTGAACAAGCAGATATGGAGCAGAGGTATCAGAGGTCCTCCAAGGAGGATTAGGGTCCGCGTTGCGCGTAAGAGAAACGACGATGAAGACGCCAAGGAAGAGTTTTTCTCACTTGTCACTGTTGCTGAGATCCCTGCTGAAGGACTCAGTGGACTTGGCACTAAGGTCATCGATGAAGAAGATTGA
- the LOC106379834 gene encoding 40S ribosomal protein S30, producing MGKVHGSLARAGKVRGQTPKVAKQDKKKKPRGRAHKRLQHNRRFVTAVVGFGKKRGPNSSEK from the exons ATGG GGAAAGTTCACGGATCTTTGGCACGTGCCGGTAAGGTGAGAGGACAGACACCAAAGGTAGCGAAGcaagacaagaagaagaaacccagAGGACGTGCCCACAAGCGTCTCCAGCACAACCGCCGTTTCGTCACCGCCG TTGTTGGTTTCGGTAAGAAGAGAGGACCCAACTCTTCTGAGAAGTAG
- the LOC125582147 gene encoding uncharacterized protein LOC125582147 produces the protein MGGSPPCGDSVRAVKDYKRQATTSQKWPSPVENDHQITFSALDTKGVHMPHNDPLLVDLDIGECMVAKVLIDTGSSVDLIFRDTLDKMGVDLRDMKPSSRTLTGFNGASEQMIGTIRLPVYAGGITRTVKFSVIRAKAPYNAILGTPWLHSMKAVPSTYHQCIKFPGKDGKTQTIRGDQQAARELLIATLKMQQQASLVNSVSKPLNKIYPQKEEVREVAIDESDPTKIIRVGVHLSDDVCSKIISFIKDNASTFAWKTSDMKGIDPAITSHELHVDPTFKPIRQKRRKLGPERSKAVNEEVDRLLDAGFITEVRYPKCYPLPHIDRLVESTAGNELLTFMDAFSGYNQILMHPDDHEKTTFITDRGTYCYKVMPFGLKNAGTTYQ, from the exons ATGGGCGGATCGCCACCTTGCGGTGACTCGGTTCGAGCCGTCAAAGATTACAAACGTCAAGCAACCACCTCTCAGAAGTGGCCTTCTCCAGTCGAAAATGATCACCAGATCACTTTTTCGGCACTAGACACCAAGGGCGTCCACATGCCACATAACGATCCTCTCCTCGTCGACCTTGACATCGGCGAATGTATGGTCGCAAAAGTCCTTATTGATACCGGCAGCTCAGTCGATCTCATCTTTCGCGACACGCTCGACAAAATGGGAGTCGATTTAAGGGATATGAAGCCTTCTTCTCGCACGCTCACAGGCTTCAACGGAGCCTCGGAGCAAATGATCGGGACAATTCGCCTTCCAGTTTACGCAGGTGGTATAACCCGGACcgtcaagttctccgtcatccGCGCCAAAGCACCCTATAATGCCATACTCGGAACACCATGGCTGCATTCCATGAAAGCCGTCCCTTCGACTTATCATCAATGCATCAAGTTTCCCGGAAAAGACGGCAAAACTCAGACGATTCGGGGTGATCAACAAGCCGCAAGAGAACTGCTGATCGCAACTTTAAAGATGCAGCAACAAGCTTCCCTTGTCAACTCCGTCAGTAAACCACTCAACAAGATATACCCTCAGAAGGAGGAAGTTCGCGAAGTCGCAATTGATGAATCCGACCCGACGAAAATCATCCGAGTTGGCGTCCACCTGTCCGACGACGTATGTTCAaagatcatctctttcatcaaagACAACGCCTCGACGTTCGCCTGGAAGACTTCCGACATGAAGGGAATCGACCCCGCAATTACCTCTCATGAACTGCACGTCGATCCAACATTCAAACCCATCCGACAGAAGCGACGAAAACTCGGTCCAGAACGATCTAAAGCTGTAAACGAAGAAGTCGACAGGCTCCTCGACGCGGGTTTCATAACcgaagttcgataccccaaatg TTACCCACTCCCTCATATCGATCGTCTCGTCGAATCAACTGCTGGTAACGAACTcctaaccttcatggacgctttctcgggaTACAACCAGATCTTAATGCATCCCGACGACCACGAGAAGACGACATTCATCACCGACAGAGGGACCTACTGCTACAAGGTGATGCCTTTCGGGTTAAAGAATGCCGGCACGACTTATCAGTGA
- the LOC106429152 gene encoding meiosis-specific protein ASY2-like: MSSAQGSSRQKKGNSVVAASAPARGPNGGCIGDLESTHHEAMMDTVNLSRSQRLLVADATRLAREGSENVVMGDAMECARDGQSGTVPVDSITLRVRAVEDDSSEDDDSEAESFPTTFYPEGIFEELPRLHPDLLRPAFVAGQDWDGVEETKSTLRSVKRVLRAKNATGVTVLIPSKEQRPWSPPIGYQTVYKSYFQDDTRCWFPIPRLITAYARRRDIVIIQLLNGSLRLAVTLSVLAEEIDMPMSVRSIEEMTSITDMKDGTYSVKMRPNCNVCAGHPNKTQNWQRSYFFIKSNDSPFEEPPREDYRVLWNRSCVGHPTSPVYPEDFLKSVQAVALLRIYRWSEITVEKIRELKDRIARREWRSNLPTVLPIRTKRLDIFPKDIQKRISEAKRMGTLPDLSAMLAAQLGLASEEGPSTMVPRIGEVPPSDARNAGKDPTENEEGDVQEEELQPEEEASEAEISGEHDDAVEVGEREEYDIPLNAARPDGSEEDSGESPLLIRRRNDEVGDEARPPILASSREGTPVPIGEGVVQVGTSSRGSAILRRVSGVNFPDEVSFHYEGPAPLVYLPEKCGEFLRQLRGRAKPLPAVKDLIFGGEYEEAARATLLGDSAMNVVIDKYDTALKGALGELELAKKECVEKEEASARQLNASRADVGRLNGMVSRIIARRDELKAELEVSRGVVCELEWKNAELEGEKVSLAASHEREMRRLRDSRILEVTRERGRVEAEMAAKANRRFARIRSREERRGPYEEARLLHSQAFGTRKCLEALKRAGSNISQATIEIFAEQEKRYEEEAEKLRVGEIPEEDLMFSPLVLDSQFVDARILASLDPYGSNAGLIDPEIAASLHVSLTHPTEERHEDPTLLLEGHLADPEIVPRSGEVHDSPAAHESSVKASELSVLNDRESDRDA, from the exons ATGTCGTCGGCTCAGGGGTCATCGAGGCAGAAAAAGGGGAACTCAGTTGTGGCGGCATCAGCTCCAGCAAGGGGTCCAAACGGAGGTTGTATCGGGGATCTCGAGTCGACTCATCACGAGGCGATGATGGACACAGTTAATTTATCTCGCTCCCAGAGGCTTTTGGTCGCAGATGCTACACGGCTTGCGAGGGAAGGGAGCGAGAACGTCGTCATGGGGGATGCGATGGAGTGTGCAAGAGACGGACAGAGTGGGACAGTGCCCGTTGACTCGATTACTTTGAGGGTTCGCGCAGTGGAAGACGATTCTTCGGAAGACGACGACTCCGAAGCCGAGTCGTTTCCGACGACCTTCTATCCCGAAGGGATTTTCGAGGAGCTTCCGCGACTACATCCTGATTTATTGCGCCCTGCTTTCGTGGCCGGTCAAGATTGGGACGGTGTGGAGGAGACTAAGTCGACCCTGAGGAGCGTGAAGAGGGTTCTTCGGGCCAAGAACGCTACAGGCGTGACCGTCCTTATTCCTTCGAAGGAGCAAAGGCCTTGGTCTCCTCCGATCGGGTACCAGACAGTATACAAATCTTATTTCCAGGATGACACTCGCTGTTGGTTCCCCATCCCGCGACTGATCACCGCGTACGCTAGGCGGCGAGATATCGTGATTATTCAGTTACTGAACGGCTCGCTGCGACTAGCCGTCACCTTATCAGTTCTAGCGGAGGAGATTGACATGCCGATGAGCGTCAGGTCGATCGAGGAGATGACCTCGATAACCGATATGAAGGACGGAACCTACTCGGTGAAGATGCGACCAAACTGCAATGTGTGCGCCGGTCATCCAAACAAAACGCAGAATTGGCAGCGTTCCTACTTCTTCATCAAGTCCAACGACTCGCCTTTCGAGGAGCCTCCTCGAGAGGACTATCGGGTCCTGTGGAACCGTTCTTGTG TTGGCCATCCCACGTCTCCAGTCTATCCTGAGGATTTCCTGAAGAGCGTTCAAGCCGTCGCTTTGCTTCGGATCTACCGTTGGTCCGAGATTACCGTCGAGAAGATTCGCGAGCTTAAGGACCGGATCGCTCGAA GAGAGTGGAGATCTAACCTTCCGACCGTTCTTCCTATTCGCACCAAGCGACTAGACATCTTCCCAAAGGATATCCAGAAGCGAATCTCCGAAGCAAAGAGGATGGGAACTCTTCCCGATTTGAGCGCGATGTTAGCCGCCCAGCTGGGACTGGCCAGCGAGGAAGGACCTTCGACGATGGTTCCTCGCATTGGTGAGGTTCCCCCTTCTGACGCTAGAAACGCGGGGAAGG ACCCGACTGAGAATGAGGAGGGTGatgttcaagaagaagaacttcAACCTGAGGAGGAGGCTTCTGAGGCTGAAATCTCGGGAGAACATGACGATGCGGTGGAAGTTGGTGAGAGGGAGGAATATGACATTCCTCTTAACGCCGCCCGTCCGGATGGTTCTGAAGAAGACAGCGGAGAGTCGCCGCTTTTGATCAGGAGACGTAACGACGAGGTTGGCGATGAGGCGCGACCTCCTATTCTGGCGTCTTCTCGCGAGGGAACCCCGGTACCCATTGGGGAAGGGGTCGTTCAGGTCGGCACTTCTTCTCGCGGCTCCGCTATCTTGAGGAGGGTGTCCGGAGTCAACTTTCCAGACGAGGTCTCGTTTCACTACGAGGGACCGGCCCCTCTAGTGTACCTTCCCGAGAAGTGTGGGGAGTTCCTTCGCCAATTAAGGGGGAGGGCGAAACCTTTGCCCGCTGTGAAGGACCTCATCTTTGGAGGTGAATATGAGGAAGCCGCGAGGGCCACGCTGCTG GGGGATAGTGCGATGAACGTCGTGATCGACAAGTACGACACTGCCCTGAAGGGAGCTTTAGGCGAACTCGAGCTGGCTAAGAAGGAGTGCGTGGAGAAAGAGGAAGCTTCTGCTCGCCAGTTGAATGCGTCGAGGGCTGACGTCGGGAGGCTTAACGGGATGGTTTCTCGCATCATTGCTCGAAGAGATGAGCTCAAAGCTGAGTTGGAGGTATCCCGAGGAGTCGTTTGTGAGCTCGAGTGGAAGAACGCCGAACTTGAGGGCGAGAAGGTTTCGCTCGCTGCATCTCATGAAAGAGAGATGAGGCGCCTTAGAGACTCCAGGATCCTGGAAGTGACGAGGGAAAGAGGAAGAGTTGAGGCCGAGATGGCCGCGAAAGCTAATCGTCGCTTCGCTAGGATTCGCTCCCGAGAAGAGCGACGAGGTCCCTATGAGGAGGCCCGGTTGCTTCATAGCCAAGCCTTCGGAACTAGGAAATGCCTTGAGGCTTTGAAGAGGGCTGGAAGCAACATCTCGCAAGCTACTATCGAGATATTCGCCGAGCAAGAGAAGAGGTACGAGGAGGAAGCCGAGAAGCTTAGGGTGGGCGAGATACCCGAGGAAGATCTCATGTTTTCTCCTCTCGTGCTGGACTCTCAGTTTGTGGATGCTCGAATCTTGGCGAGTCTTGATCCGTATGGGTCCAACGCCGGCTTGATCGATCCGGAGATTGCAGCGAGTCTTCACGTTTCGCTCACTCATCCGACTGAAGAGCGGCACGAAGACCCGACACTTCTTCTTGAAGGTCATTTGGCCGATCCAGAGATCGTCCCGAGATCAGGTGAAGTGCATGATTCTCCGGCTGCCCATGAGTCAAGCGTCAAGGCTTCGGAGCTCTCCGTCCTCAACGATCGCGAGAGCGATCGGGATGCTTAG